The following are encoded together in the Actinomycetota bacterium genome:
- a CDS encoding sialidase family protein, with amino-acid sequence MRRFRFKLWTAVGAGLLAGVTGASPITAQQGDEITPVVTAAVQVTTNPDPARGHSTPLITRNPKTGVLVIADCEARTKRTIDVYRSTDDGRSWSPGGSPMTSPWTDACGNPDSNISHSMVYDKDGVLYIGFHASDPRFATIDRPNRPVHIWLAKSDDDGLTFETVRVYEAPEAPEADRGLKRNYRAWVAVDPNNPRYVYVSWMQFHLNDDVPSGNKALIVASSDGGRTFGPPFSLREGDPQGSYEGRPAVDGKGVVHVTFAGRGRVEPAPAGQPAPQPPIRTVLYRSSSDHGQTWSDAKQIEEGNAGFAHNRKWALRADPNSDNLYAIWYGHPNPRPSLPADDRDVYIRVSRDSGATWEDRRMVSDGDLPNVHHMHPNISLAPNGRIDVVWLDNRNSPVPAGTNTPPGVSFYIGHQDVWWSYSLDQGRTFSEGIKINDRIIDRRFGIWQGNADIHGPTGIVSSDDAVYFAWQDSRNGTNEGSADDTYFASVHLHGTPQVIAKDDDEGVPDAVLMGAGLAIGMGLAMIVVFAVSRSRAAT; translated from the coding sequence GTGCGTCGGTTCCGATTCAAGCTGTGGACCGCAGTGGGCGCGGGCTTGTTGGCGGGGGTCACCGGTGCCTCGCCCATCACCGCCCAGCAGGGCGACGAGATCACCCCGGTGGTGACGGCCGCCGTCCAGGTGACGACCAACCCAGATCCGGCGCGCGGGCATTCCACCCCGCTGATCACCCGCAACCCGAAGACGGGCGTGCTCGTCATCGCCGATTGCGAGGCCCGCACCAAGAGGACCATCGACGTCTACCGATCGACCGACGACGGCCGGTCGTGGTCACCGGGCGGCAGCCCCATGACCAGCCCCTGGACCGACGCGTGCGGCAACCCCGACTCCAACATCAGCCACAGCATGGTGTACGACAAGGACGGCGTCCTGTACATCGGGTTCCACGCCAGCGACCCGAGGTTCGCCACCATCGACCGGCCGAACCGGCCGGTCCACATCTGGTTGGCCAAGTCGGACGACGACGGCCTCACGTTCGAGACCGTCCGCGTCTACGAGGCCCCCGAGGCCCCCGAGGCCGACCGTGGCCTCAAGCGCAACTACCGGGCGTGGGTGGCCGTCGACCCGAACAACCCACGGTACGTCTACGTCTCGTGGATGCAGTTCCACCTCAACGACGACGTGCCGTCGGGCAACAAGGCGCTGATCGTGGCGTCCAGTGACGGTGGCCGTACGTTCGGCCCGCCCTTCTCGTTGCGGGAGGGCGATCCGCAAGGGTCTTACGAGGGGCGGCCGGCGGTCGACGGAAAGGGCGTAGTGCACGTGACCTTCGCCGGGCGGGGCCGGGTCGAGCCGGCTCCGGCGGGCCAGCCTGCCCCGCAGCCGCCCATCCGCACCGTGCTCTACCGCTCCTCCTCCGACCATGGCCAGACCTGGTCTGACGCGAAGCAGATCGAGGAGGGCAACGCGGGCTTCGCCCACAACCGGAAGTGGGCCCTTCGGGCCGACCCCAACTCCGACAACCTCTACGCCATCTGGTATGGCCACCCCAATCCCCGACCGTCACTGCCGGCCGACGACCGCGACGTCTACATCCGGGTGTCACGCGACTCCGGCGCGACGTGGGAGGACCGGCGGATGGTGAGCGACGGCGACCTCCCCAACGTCCACCACATGCACCCCAACATCTCGCTCGCGCCGAACGGGCGGATCGACGTCGTCTGGCTCGACAACCGCAACAGCCCGGTGCCGGCGGGCACCAATACGCCGCCGGGTGTCTCCTTCTACATCGGCCACCAAGACGTGTGGTGGTCATACTCCCTCGACCAGGGCCGGACCTTCTCCGAGGGGATCAAGATCAACGACCGCATCATCGACCGCCGTTTCGGCATCTGGCAGGGCAACGCCGACATCCACGGGCCGACCGGCATCGTGTCGAGCGACGACGCGGTGTACTTCGCCTGGCAGGACAGCCGGAACGGGACGAACGAGGGGTCAGCCGACGACACTTACTTCGCCAGCGTCCACCTCCACGGAACGCCCCAGGTCATCGCGAAAGACGACGACGAGGGCGTACCCGACGCCGTCCTTATGGGCGCCGGGCTGGCCATCGGCATGGGCCTGGCCATGATCGTCGTCTTCGCCGTCAGCCGCAGCCGAGCCGCCACCTAG
- a CDS encoding ABC transporter permease → MSWRYLARRLAQVVPAVFAIIVITFAIIHLAPGDPVTAVASGNGDQEYFDFMREKFGLDRPLPAQFGTYFSNVIRGDLGNSFAQGQRVSTLIRERVPTTLLLLGTSLVISSIGGLALALAAARRPLGMVDLGVSTASLVGYALPTFWLAQLALLTIAFRTGWFPIQGMTDARADHTGLAHYLDIAHHLVLPALVLAVSEVALVARVARTGLIQEQASGYVRTAKSKGLSPTNALMRHALPNAMLPVVTVIGGRIGSFFSGAVLVETVFGWPGLGRLLLDAANTRDHPVLLGVVLVVAFSVLLANLLTDLVYAWIDPRIRYR, encoded by the coding sequence ATGAGCTGGCGCTACCTCGCCCGCCGCCTGGCCCAGGTCGTACCGGCCGTGTTCGCCATCATCGTCATCACCTTCGCCATCATCCACCTGGCTCCCGGCGACCCGGTGACGGCCGTGGCCAGCGGGAACGGGGACCAGGAGTACTTCGACTTCATGCGGGAGAAGTTCGGGCTCGACCGGCCCCTGCCCGCACAGTTCGGTACGTACTTCAGCAACGTCATCCGCGGCGACCTCGGAAACTCGTTCGCCCAGGGCCAGCGGGTCTCGACCCTCATCCGGGAGCGCGTGCCCACCACCCTGCTGCTGCTGGGCACTTCGCTGGTCATCTCCAGCATCGGGGGCCTGGCACTGGCCCTGGCCGCCGCCCGCCGGCCCCTGGGCATGGTCGACCTGGGTGTCAGCACGGCTTCGCTCGTCGGTTACGCCCTGCCCACCTTCTGGCTGGCCCAGCTGGCCCTGCTCACGATCGCCTTTCGCACCGGCTGGTTCCCCATCCAGGGGATGACCGACGCCCGGGCCGACCACACCGGCCTGGCCCACTACCTCGATATCGCCCACCACCTCGTGCTGCCCGCGCTGGTCCTGGCCGTGTCCGAGGTCGCCCTCGTGGCCCGGGTGGCGCGTACCGGGCTGATCCAGGAGCAGGCCTCCGGGTACGTGCGCACAGCCAAGTCGAAAGGCCTCTCACCCACGAACGCGCTGATGCGCCACGCCCTCCCCAATGCCATGCTGCCGGTGGTGACGGTCATCGGGGGCCGTATCGGCTCGTTCTTCTCGGGGGCGGTGCTGGTGGAGACCGTCTTCGGGTGGCCGGGCCTGGGCCGGCTCCTGCTCGACGCGGCCAACACCCGCGACCATCCCGTCCTGCTGGGCGTCGTGCTCGTCGTCGCTTTCAGCGTCCTGCTCGCCAACCTCCTCACCGACCTGGTCTATGCCTGGATCGACCCCCGCATCCGTTACCGCTGA
- a CDS encoding AAA family ATPase, whose translation MTDFSEPRPAAPGPAQAAALLEKALFEVKKVIVGQDRLIERMVVCLLARGHCLLEGVPGLAKTLAVETLSDVVGGTFARLQFTPDLIPSDIVGTRIFRQSNETFDVELGPVFANFVLTDEINRAPAKVQSALLEVMAEHQVSIGGVTHAVPEPFLVMATQNPIESEGVYALPEAQRDRFLMKVVVGYPTRAEEVEIVQRMGVSPPRASRMLEVDDLVALQGVADTIFAHRAIVDYAVRIVFATREPAEAGLDDLVPMISYGASPRASLGLVAAARALALLRGRDYVLPIDVMDVGPDVLRHRLVLSYEALAEGVEADQIVRQVLEAVPAPRLAPSQDPTAGLTPQAAAAAVPPPPAQGLPA comes from the coding sequence TTGACCGACTTCTCCGAACCCCGCCCTGCGGCACCCGGTCCCGCCCAGGCCGCCGCCCTGCTCGAGAAGGCCCTCTTCGAGGTGAAGAAGGTCATCGTCGGCCAGGACCGGCTGATCGAGCGCATGGTGGTGTGCCTGCTGGCCCGGGGCCACTGCCTGCTCGAAGGGGTGCCCGGCCTGGCCAAGACCCTGGCCGTCGAGACCCTGTCCGACGTGGTCGGGGGCACCTTCGCCCGCCTCCAGTTCACGCCCGACCTGATCCCCTCCGACATCGTCGGCACCCGCATCTTCCGCCAGTCCAACGAGACCTTCGACGTCGAGCTGGGCCCGGTGTTCGCCAACTTCGTGCTCACCGACGAGATCAACCGGGCACCGGCCAAGGTGCAGTCGGCCCTGCTGGAGGTAATGGCCGAGCACCAGGTGTCGATCGGGGGGGTGACCCACGCCGTGCCCGAACCCTTCCTGGTCATGGCCACCCAGAACCCCATCGAGTCCGAGGGGGTCTACGCCCTCCCCGAGGCCCAGCGCGACCGGTTCTTGATGAAGGTGGTCGTCGGTTACCCGACCCGGGCCGAGGAGGTGGAGATCGTCCAGCGCATGGGCGTCTCGCCCCCCCGGGCCTCGAGGATGCTCGAGGTCGACGACCTGGTGGCCCTCCAGGGCGTGGCCGACACGATCTTCGCCCACCGGGCCATCGTCGACTACGCGGTGAGGATCGTGTTCGCCACCCGGGAGCCGGCCGAGGCCGGGCTCGACGACTTGGTGCCCATGATCTCCTACGGCGCCAGCCCCCGGGCCAGCCTCGGCCTGGTGGCCGCCGCCCGTGCCCTCGCCCTGCTGCGGGGCCGGGACTACGTGCTGCCCATCGACGTGATGGACGTGGGGCCCGACGTGCTCCGTCACCGCCTCGTGCTGTCCTACGAGGCGCTGGCCGAGGGCGTCGAGGCCGACCAGATCGTGCGCCAGGTGCTCGAGGCCGTGCCCGCCCCCCGGCTGGCCCCCAGCCAGGACCCCACGGCCGGGCTGACTCCCCAGGCGGCCGCGGCCGCCGTCCCGCCGCCGCCCGCCCAGGGCCTGCCGGCGTGA
- a CDS encoding NAD(P)H-dependent glycerol-3-phosphate dehydrogenase, producing MSPARVAVLGAGSWGTAMAAMVGRRVPCSLWARRPELALAAATGRHNPEYLPSLVLPDLVAPTGSLALALEGAEVVVMAVPSHGFRDVLSRAVPHIRPGAPVVSLAKGMEQGTHLRMTEIVAQVAPGHPSAVLTGPNLVEEIVAGYPTASVVAAGDDDVAAELQQLFSTEAFRVYTNPDVVGCEVAGALKNVMAIAAGMADGLGFGDNTRAALITRGLAELTRLGTALGGRASTFAGLAGMGDLVATCTSGRSRNRFVGEQLGRGRTLAEITAETRWVAEGVRTSAVVVELAASVGTETPIAEQVVEVLYNGKRASDVVTDLMARVMRSELHGIAATSPS from the coding sequence ATGTCGCCGGCACGCGTGGCTGTCCTGGGCGCGGGGTCGTGGGGGACGGCCATGGCCGCCATGGTGGGCCGGCGGGTGCCGTGTTCGCTGTGGGCCCGCCGGCCCGAGCTGGCCCTGGCCGCGGCCACCGGGCGCCACAACCCCGAGTACCTCCCGTCGCTGGTGCTGCCCGACCTGGTGGCCCCGACGGGTTCGCTGGCCCTGGCCCTGGAGGGGGCCGAGGTGGTGGTCATGGCCGTCCCCTCGCACGGCTTTCGAGACGTTCTGTCGCGGGCGGTCCCGCACATCCGCCCGGGCGCCCCGGTGGTCAGCCTGGCCAAGGGCATGGAACAGGGCACCCACCTGCGGATGACCGAGATCGTGGCCCAGGTGGCCCCGGGCCATCCCAGCGCGGTGCTCACCGGGCCCAACCTGGTGGAGGAGATCGTGGCCGGCTACCCGACGGCCAGCGTGGTGGCCGCGGGCGACGACGACGTCGCCGCCGAGCTCCAGCAGCTCTTCAGCACCGAGGCCTTCCGGGTCTACACCAACCCCGACGTGGTGGGGTGCGAGGTCGCCGGTGCCCTCAAGAACGTGATGGCCATCGCCGCCGGCATGGCCGACGGGCTGGGGTTCGGCGACAACACCCGGGCCGCCCTGATCACCCGAGGGCTGGCCGAGCTCACCCGCCTGGGCACGGCCCTGGGCGGGCGGGCCTCGACGTTCGCCGGCCTGGCCGGGATGGGCGACCTGGTGGCCACGTGCACCAGCGGGCGCAGCCGCAACCGCTTCGTGGGCGAGCAGCTGGGCCGGGGGCGGACGCTGGCCGAGATCACGGCCGAGACCCGGTGGGTGGCCGAGGGTGTGCGCACGTCGGCCGTGGTCGTCGAGCTGGCCGCCTCCGTGGGGACCGAGACCCCCATCGCCGAACAGGTGGTGGAGGTGCTCTACAACGGCAAGCGGGCGTCGGACGTCGTGACCGACCTCATGGCCCGGGTCATGCGCTCGGAGCTGCACGGGATCGCGGCCACTTCCCCCTCCTGA
- the selD gene encoding selenide, water dikinase SelD: MKLTEWTSCGGCAAKWGGSPLSGLVKSLAAAMPDPSLLVGLAPFDDAAVYRLSDDAALVATTDFFPPLVDDPADFGAIAAANACSDVFAMGGRVVLALNISAFPEKLPVEAVAAILAAAADVVSQAGGVVAGGHTIRSEEPIFGLAVQGLVHPDRVWTKAGAVPGDVLMLSKPVGTGILLAGGQPDDKAIAIAHMRRLNRGAAEALSALAEPPHAVTDVTGFGLFGHAWEMAERSGAGFEIDAASVPFYPGAREVAEAGVVTGGDARNRAYLQDHVTVGAGVPRAVENLCFDPQTSGGLLAAVSPSAATDQGLAEAGFVTVGRVVARGPGVELR; encoded by the coding sequence CTGAAGCTCACCGAGTGGACCTCGTGCGGCGGCTGTGCGGCCAAGTGGGGAGGCTCGCCCCTCTCCGGTCTGGTCAAGTCGCTGGCCGCGGCCATGCCCGACCCTTCGCTGCTGGTGGGCCTGGCCCCGTTCGACGACGCCGCCGTCTACCGGCTGTCCGACGACGCCGCCCTGGTGGCCACCACCGACTTCTTCCCCCCCCTGGTCGACGACCCCGCCGACTTCGGGGCCATCGCCGCGGCCAACGCCTGCAGCGACGTGTTCGCCATGGGCGGCCGGGTGGTCCTCGCCCTGAACATCAGCGCCTTTCCCGAGAAGCTGCCCGTCGAGGCGGTGGCGGCGATCCTGGCGGCCGCGGCCGACGTTGTCTCCCAGGCCGGGGGCGTGGTGGCCGGGGGCCACACCATCCGTTCGGAAGAACCCATCTTCGGCCTGGCCGTGCAGGGGCTGGTCCATCCCGACCGGGTGTGGACCAAGGCAGGAGCCGTCCCCGGGGACGTGCTCATGCTGTCGAAGCCGGTGGGCACGGGCATCCTGCTGGCCGGCGGGCAGCCCGACGACAAGGCGATCGCCATCGCCCACATGCGCCGGCTGAACCGGGGGGCGGCCGAGGCCCTGTCGGCCCTGGCCGAACCACCCCACGCCGTCACCGACGTCACCGGGTTCGGCCTGTTCGGCCACGCCTGGGAGATGGCCGAGCGGTCGGGGGCCGGGTTCGAGATCGATGCCGCCTCGGTGCCCTTCTACCCCGGGGCCCGGGAGGTGGCCGAGGCCGGTGTGGTCACCGGGGGCGACGCCCGTAACCGGGCCTACCTGCAGGACCACGTGACGGTCGGCGCGGGCGTGCCCCGGGCCGTCGAGAACCTGTGCTTCGACCCCCAGACCTCCGGTGGGCTGCTGGCTGCCGTGTCGCCGTCGGCGGCCACCGACCAGGGCCTGGCCGAGGCCGGCTTCGTGACCGTGGGCCGGGTCGTGGCCCGCGGCCCAGGGGTCGAACTGCGGTAG
- a CDS encoding DUF58 domain-containing protein produces the protein MAPPSVRVGRAEEVLRQLDLLITRRLDGLLQGDYQGLLPGPGSEPGDGREYRPGDDVRRMDWNLTARTGSPHVRDLIADRELETWVLVDCSASLMFGTALCEKRDLAVAATAAVAFLTARTGNRMGAVLVWPGGHAHVPARPGRQAMLALLHTLMTRPPDGDGAGSTDLGAAVELLLRPPRRRGLMVVVSDFLEAGAWEKPMRALAARHQVLAVEVLDPRELELPNVGYLTLVDPETGRLYEVQTSKAGLRERYAAAAAAERAEVAAALRRAGAQHLQLRTDRDWVRDVVHFAVATRRRGAGFQKVQP, from the coding sequence GTGGCCCCACCGTCGGTGCGGGTGGGGCGGGCCGAGGAGGTGCTGCGCCAGCTCGACCTGCTGATCACCCGCCGCCTCGACGGCCTGCTCCAGGGCGACTACCAGGGCCTGCTGCCCGGCCCCGGCAGCGAACCGGGGGACGGGCGGGAGTACCGCCCGGGCGACGACGTACGCCGCATGGACTGGAACCTCACGGCCCGCACCGGCTCGCCCCACGTACGCGACCTGATCGCCGACCGGGAGCTGGAGACCTGGGTGCTGGTCGACTGCTCGGCCAGCCTGATGTTCGGCACGGCCTTGTGCGAGAAGCGCGACCTGGCGGTGGCCGCCACCGCGGCCGTCGCCTTCCTGACGGCTCGCACGGGCAACCGCATGGGGGCCGTGCTGGTGTGGCCCGGGGGCCACGCCCACGTCCCCGCCCGCCCTGGGCGCCAGGCCATGCTGGCCCTGCTCCACACCCTGATGACCCGCCCCCCCGACGGCGACGGTGCCGGGAGCACCGACCTGGGGGCGGCCGTGGAGCTGCTGCTGCGCCCCCCGCGGCGGCGGGGGCTGATGGTGGTGGTGTCGGACTTCTTGGAGGCAGGGGCGTGGGAGAAGCCCATGCGGGCCCTGGCCGCCCGTCACCAGGTGCTGGCCGTCGAGGTGCTCGACCCCCGCGAGCTGGAGCTGCCCAACGTGGGGTACCTGACCTTGGTCGACCCCGAGACCGGCCGCCTCTACGAGGTGCAGACCTCCAAGGCGGGCCTGCGGGAGCGCTACGCGGCGGCCGCGGCCGCCGAGCGGGCCGAGGTGGCGGCCGCCCTGCGCCGGGCCGGCGCCCAGCACCTGCAGCTGCGGACCGACCGGGACTGGGTCCGTGACGTGGTGCACTTCGCGGTGGCCACCCGGCGGCGGGGCGCCGGGTTCCAGAAGGTGCAGCCGTGA
- a CDS encoding RpiB/LacA/LacB family sugar-phosphate isomerase, which produces MRVAFGTDERTPLADVVVGALTAAGHEVVLVVEDEPWPHVGRRVGEWVADGRADRGIVCCWTGTGVSMAANKVAGVRAALCTDAETARGARRWNDANVLAMGLRLTSETTAREMIEAFLATEPDEGEAANVALVDLG; this is translated from the coding sequence ATGCGGGTGGCGTTCGGCACCGACGAGCGCACGCCGCTGGCCGACGTGGTCGTCGGCGCCCTCACCGCCGCCGGCCACGAGGTGGTGCTGGTGGTCGAAGACGAGCCGTGGCCCCACGTCGGCCGCCGGGTGGGGGAGTGGGTGGCTGACGGCCGGGCTGACCGGGGCATCGTCTGCTGCTGGACGGGCACCGGTGTGTCGATGGCGGCCAACAAGGTGGCGGGGGTGAGGGCGGCGCTGTGCACCGACGCCGAGACGGCCCGGGGCGCCCGCCGGTGGAACGACGCCAACGTGCTGGCCATGGGACTGCGCCTCACGTCGGAGACGACGGCCCGGGAGATGATCGAGGCGTTCCTGGCCACCGAGCCCGACGAGGGCGAGGCCGCCAACGTCGCGTTAGTCGACCTCGGCTAA
- a CDS encoding VWA domain-containing protein, with translation MSFLAPGRLWFLVGVVALAVLYVVQQLRRKQYAVRFTNLALLDRIAPRRPAWRRHVPAAVFLLAVTTFTVAFAKPSRPVQVPLERATIIMAIDTSLSMEATDVEPTRIEAAKQAAASFVDLLPPRLNLGLIAFSGAAQVLVAPTTDHELVKRSISTLDLGPRTAIGEAVFLALQSIATVPSDPGQEAPPARIVLMSDGETTVGRPNLLAARAAVEAQVPVFTIAFGTDRGTVAVEGQLVPVPVNRDALRQLAEATGGSSFDAQSESELRAVYSDIGSSIGFRTEPREVTSWFVGLGLLFAMAAAAGSLLWSSRLP, from the coding sequence GTGAGCTTCCTGGCTCCGGGGCGGCTGTGGTTCCTGGTGGGCGTGGTCGCCCTGGCCGTGCTCTACGTGGTCCAGCAGCTTCGCCGCAAGCAGTACGCCGTGCGCTTCACCAACCTGGCCCTGCTCGACCGCATCGCCCCCCGCCGCCCGGCGTGGCGCCGCCACGTGCCCGCGGCCGTCTTCCTGCTGGCCGTGACGACGTTCACCGTCGCCTTCGCCAAACCGTCGAGGCCCGTGCAGGTCCCCCTGGAGAGGGCCACGATCATCATGGCCATCGACACGTCGCTGTCCATGGAGGCCACCGACGTGGAGCCCACCCGCATCGAGGCGGCCAAGCAGGCGGCCGCCTCGTTCGTCGACCTGCTCCCGCCTCGGCTCAACCTCGGGCTGATCGCCTTCTCGGGGGCCGCCCAGGTGCTGGTGGCGCCCACCACCGACCACGAGCTGGTCAAGCGGAGCATCTCGACGCTCGACCTGGGCCCCCGGACCGCCATCGGCGAGGCCGTGTTCCTGGCTCTCCAGAGCATCGCCACCGTGCCCTCCGATCCCGGCCAGGAGGCCCCGCCGGCCCGGATCGTGCTCATGTCCGACGGCGAGACGACGGTGGGCCGGCCCAACCTGCTCGCGGCCCGGGCGGCCGTGGAGGCCCAGGTGCCGGTGTTCACCATCGCCTTCGGCACCGACCGGGGGACGGTGGCCGTCGAGGGCCAGCTCGTGCCCGTACCGGTGAACCGCGACGCCCTGCGCCAGTTGGCCGAGGCCACCGGAGGGAGCTCGTTCGACGCTCAGTCCGAGAGCGAGCTACGGGCCGTGTACTCCGACATCGGCAGCTCGATCGGTTTCCGCACCGAACCGCGCGAGGTCACCTCGTGGTTCGTAGGCCTAGGCCTGCTCTTCGCCATGGCCGCGGCTGCGGGCTCGCTCCTGTGGTCGTCCCGCCTGCCGTGA
- a CDS encoding ABC transporter permease, whose translation MPGSTPASVTAEVAAATSGPLGELPDKPISERRLALRRFRRNPAGMVGLVLTVLLLGLGLMANVLKPGDPFAYAGQPLQPPSAEHWFGTDNLGRDILSAALHGMRTSAVVVLWVVLIAAALGVAIGALAGYRGGLVDDALMRFTELFQTIPRFFLVLLVLALFGSGMDNMILVLGLTSWPMLARVVRADALSMRERQFVEAARSLGATNTRILVRHILPNLVPAAVVVIALLASRIILLEASLSFLGLGDPNAMSLGFLVSNAQRFIRVAWWMSVFPGIALALAVMAVNLLGDGLNDSLTPNR comes from the coding sequence ATGCCTGGATCGACCCCCGCATCCGTTACCGCTGAGGTCGCGGCGGCCACCTCGGGGCCGCTCGGCGAGCTCCCCGACAAGCCCATCTCGGAGCGGCGCCTGGCGCTGCGCCGGTTCCGGCGCAACCCCGCCGGGATGGTGGGCCTGGTGCTCACCGTGCTGCTGCTCGGCTTGGGCCTCATGGCCAACGTGCTCAAGCCCGGTGACCCGTTCGCCTACGCCGGCCAGCCTTTGCAGCCGCCGTCGGCCGAGCACTGGTTCGGCACCGACAACCTAGGCCGCGACATCCTGTCGGCCGCCCTTCATGGCATGCGCACGTCCGCGGTCGTCGTCTTGTGGGTCGTGCTCATCGCCGCCGCCCTGGGCGTGGCCATCGGTGCATTGGCCGGCTACCGGGGCGGGCTGGTCGACGACGCCCTGATGCGCTTCACCGAACTGTTCCAGACGATCCCCCGGTTCTTCCTGGTGCTGCTGGTGCTGGCCCTGTTCGGGAGCGGGATGGACAACATGATCCTCGTGCTGGGGCTCACCTCGTGGCCCATGCTGGCCCGGGTCGTGCGGGCCGACGCCCTGTCGATGCGCGAGAGACAGTTCGTGGAGGCCGCCCGCTCCTTGGGGGCCACCAACACCCGCATCCTGGTCCGGCACATCCTGCCCAACCTGGTGCCCGCAGCCGTGGTGGTCATCGCCCTGCTGGCCTCGCGGATCATCCTGCTCGAGGCCAGCCTCAGCTTCTTGGGCCTGGGCGACCCCAATGCCATGAGCCTCGGCTTCCTGGTCTCCAACGCCCAGCGGTTCATCCGGGTGGCATGGTGGATGTCGGTGTTCCCCGGGATCGCCCTGGCCCTGGCCGTGATGGCCGTCAACCTCCTGGGCGACGGCCTCAACGACTCCCTCACGCCCAACCGCTGA
- a CDS encoding ABC transporter substrate-binding protein — protein MRIGRRAALAAVVLGLVAGACSTDDDTSTGQAPTTVEEQPVRGGTLVVALDGADPGSLNPAVTSNGGVHTASEPMFNGLVGLDPDGRPVGELAENWTIEENGAVYRFNLRQGVKWHDGRDFTSDDVVFTFEKALLPFHSRTRASLMAANVTVTAPDARTVIFRFPAPYAPLLQQLNVTEAPIIPKHVYEGCSDISTVAGCPANRSPVGTGPFKLVSYDTSEIRLTRHTEYFRPELPYFDTLVMRIGFDQGAKTLALQRGEVDWAWGVQASDLSVLRGDRNVTLGDASRGPGGGNCVLTVAFNLRPGEGHLPIFDDIRVRQAFWHATNRQQAADQILFGQGRVSAQPIHSAIGVARATGLTMPAFDLNRARQLLDQAGWRDEGGGVRVARGVPNVPDGTPLRIDFHGFAGTQTDYGQALRQQWREIGVDLETKQEDNPTLSAAVFRDRKFDTAIISYCNEADPLIGVRRQYHSSQISQAAFTNASGYSTPEMDRLWDQSTTEADATRRNQLFQQIQEMAVRDLPYIWMAETVSTRVWNSACTGFNLQNTGLFAEAAYCRR, from the coding sequence ATGCGCATAGGCAGGAGGGCCGCACTGGCGGCCGTCGTACTTGGCCTCGTGGCTGGGGCGTGCAGCACCGACGACGACACCTCGACCGGGCAGGCCCCGACGACCGTCGAGGAACAGCCCGTCAGGGGGGGCACGCTGGTCGTGGCCCTCGACGGTGCCGACCCGGGCAGCCTCAACCCGGCCGTGACGTCCAACGGCGGTGTCCACACCGCCTCCGAGCCCATGTTCAACGGGCTGGTGGGGCTCGACCCCGACGGCCGCCCGGTGGGCGAGCTGGCCGAGAACTGGACGATCGAGGAGAACGGGGCGGTCTACCGCTTCAACCTCCGCCAGGGCGTCAAGTGGCACGACGGGCGCGACTTCACGTCCGACGACGTGGTCTTCACGTTCGAGAAGGCGCTGTTGCCCTTCCACTCCCGCACCCGGGCATCGCTGATGGCGGCCAACGTGACCGTCACCGCGCCGGATGCCCGCACGGTCATATTCCGCTTCCCGGCGCCCTACGCCCCGCTGCTCCAGCAGCTCAACGTGACCGAGGCGCCCATCATCCCCAAGCACGTCTACGAGGGCTGCAGCGATATCTCGACCGTGGCCGGGTGTCCGGCCAACCGCTCGCCCGTCGGCACCGGCCCGTTCAAGTTGGTGTCCTACGACACCAGTGAGATCCGCCTGACCCGCCACACCGAGTACTTCCGGCCCGAGCTCCCGTACTTCGACACCCTGGTCATGAGGATCGGGTTCGACCAGGGCGCCAAGACGCTGGCTCTCCAGCGGGGTGAGGTCGACTGGGCCTGGGGCGTGCAGGCGTCCGACCTGTCGGTGTTGCGGGGCGATCGCAACGTGACCCTGGGCGACGCCTCCCGGGGCCCCGGCGGCGGCAACTGCGTGCTGACGGTGGCGTTCAACCTGCGCCCCGGTGAGGGCCACCTACCCATCTTCGATGACATCCGGGTCCGCCAAGCCTTCTGGCACGCCACCAACCGCCAGCAGGCGGCCGACCAGATCCTGTTCGGCCAGGGGCGGGTCTCGGCCCAGCCCATCCACAGCGCCATCGGCGTGGCCCGGGCCACGGGCCTGACCATGCCCGCCTTCGACCTCAACCGCGCCCGCCAGCTCCTCGACCAGGCCGGTTGGCGCGACGAGGGCGGTGGCGTGCGGGTGGCCCGGGGCGTGCCCAACGTCCCCGACGGCACCCCGCTGCGCATCGACTTCCACGGCTTCGCCGGCACCCAGACCGACTACGGCCAGGCCCTGCGCCAGCAGTGGCGAGAGATCGGCGTCGACCTGGAGACCAAGCAGGAGGACAACCCGACCCTGTCGGCGGCCGTGTTCCGCGACCGCAAGTTCGACACGGCCATCATCTCCTACTGCAACGAGGCCGACCCTCTGATCGGCGTCCGCCGCCAGTACCACTCCAGCCAGATCAGCCAGGCGGCGTTCACCAACGCCTCGGGTTACAGCACCCCGGAGATGGACCGGCTGTGGGACCAGTCGACCACCGAGGCCGACGCCACCCGGCGCAACCAGCTGTTCCAGCAGATCCAGGAGATGGCCGTTCGCGACCTGCCCTACATCTGGATGGCCGAGACCGTCAGCACCCGGGTGTGGAACTCGGCGTGCACCGGCTTCAACCTGCAGAACACCGGCCTCTTCGCCGAGGCCGCCTACTGCCGGCGCTGA